The sequence TGTAGAAGGCTAGCGAGGTCTCCGAGGGACCGGCAGTGTTGGGGTGGCCCTGGCGCCAGCTGACGCTGGGGCCCGAGGCCAGTTAAGTCTGGGGGCCTTCGTGCCACACTGCTGGGGAGAGGCGGCCACCCCTCTTCCATGGCGCTGTGGCCATATGGAGGGTCACGGGGTCTCCAGGGTGTCCCATCTGGGCTCTACAAAGGGAAAGTGGGCGGGGTAGAAATGGTGGCCACCCCTTTTGGGAAAAGGCGGGGGGCTGTGTATGGGGAAGGAGAATCAGTTAGTTACCCTTTTGTTTGTCCATATGCGCATCTGCTAGAGCTGCCGAATGCTGGGCAGAATGACACTTGCCTCAGCCTAAGTGCGGCTCTCTTCCTGGTGCCTCTAGGATGCTTTGTCTCAGGACTCTATCTAGAAGGCGCTGACTGGGATGTAGAAAAAGGATGTCTTATCAAGAGCAAATCCAAGGTGCTGGCCGTCAACCTGCCGGTCGTGAAGATCATCCCCACTGAAGCCCATCGCCTCAAACTGCAGGTGAAAGGCCGACGCCTGCCCCGTTTCCCCTCTTCTCCTCTGACTGGAGTTAGACACCAGGTGGTTTCCAAGAGTCTTGCCTTTTAGCACAGGGGCTCTTAACCTTTCAGGGCTGGGGGAAGACTTTGAGCCACGTCCCGGGGGAACAATGCAcgcgtgcgcgtgcgtgtgtgcagAGCCTTGCGGGGGCGGCACGGGTTCAAGGTCGGAGGCTGTGGCCCAGACCAGCTTGAGGAGCGACTCCTCCCTTCTGGTGAAATTCTGCGCTCATTGCGTGGATCGGAAGGTAGCTACATCCGGTGTGGACGGCAGGCGCCCCTGCAGGACGGCCTGCTCTGCTGGCCGACCCCGCTTCTCATGGGTGTCAGCAGAGCCCGGCACCTCGTGGGGCCCCTCCGCATCCGTAGCGCTTAGACGAGCCTTCGCCCTCCCCGGGACCCGCGCGCCCCTCTGCCCGCGCCGGCACCTCACGCCCCTTTCCTGTGCAGAACACTTTCCGGACGCCCGTCTACACCACCTCCATGAGAAGGAACGCCATGGGGGTCGGCTTGGTTTTTGAAGCCGATCTCTTTACCACGAAGCACATTTCTCACTGGGTCCTGCAAGGGGTATGCCTCACCCTGAATTCTGATTAACCCTCTGGGTGAAGAAAACGGCACGAGATTCTAAGTCTGTGGCCGGCAACGGATGTGCTGGGAATTCGTGAAGACGCATCATCTGCTGTCCCTTCTTGGGGCCTCTCGAGGCAGGAGGGGGGttgacactgatttttttctttcatttgaaatcaGCCATTTATATATGTCTTTCCATATAAGTTAACCTGaatggttttattctttttaacttaaaaaaaaaggattctgtgGTATTCAAAAAGTAAATTCAACAAGAGCATTTTAAGACGTGTCGagtttgcttttccttctcaGGGGAACCACTTAAGCAAAACTGCCTGCATGTCGATGGCACAAGTGAGAATTCTAACGTAAATTGTCAAAGGTGGTTTTTTTGATGGTCCAGGTCTCTTTCAGCAGACGCCTCTCTGGAGCGAGGGCTGCGTGCTGGGGCGCGGGGTAGAAGGCCGAGGCTGCTGCGCGGAGGCAGCAGGGCCCCCGTCCCTGGGCTGATGAGGCCGGAGTCACCCACACCCTTCCAGAACTCTCCAGCCCGGCTCCCCGGGTGCTGGCCTGGCAGCGTGTGGGTGAGGGTGCTGAGCCTGGTGTTTTGATTCCTGCGTGAGGCTGTGAGGGGTTGGGTGCAGACGAAGAACCTGAAGGACCGGCGGCTACCCGGCGTCCCTTCCTCCTGCGCCCCTGGGGCTACTCCGGCCAGGCCCGGCCGGGGGCGAGGAGCGGCTTTACCCTGCGAGGGAGGAacggggctgggctgagctgagcacTAGCGGGACACGAGGGCGAGGCCAGTCACGGGGACAACTGGCTTTTGCTAGAACTTCCGAGGCGCAGAACGTTCTAAGGGATGGCTCAGGGCAGTGAGACACGGCAGGGGACTCATCTTTCCGGAAGTGAACCCCCAGCCCGGGACGCACCCCTGGGTGAGCCCACTGTCAGGGCAGCGGTTACTGGGGGCGAGGGGCAGAAGCGGGCGCTATTTCTTTCCCTCCCACTGTTCCCCCCCCCCAGGCCCACCCTCGGGTGGTTTAATAAAAGACACAGAACAGAAAGAAGGCAggtttagaaaataaagtttgtTGGGATCTTGAACATTTTggataaaactaacaaaaaacaacacacattcaGGTCGTGGTGATATGAGGAGTGACGTCATCTTATTTAGTTCCCGTTACTTAACATACATCTGCTCGGTTATCCGTGCCGCCCCCCGGGGGAGGGTGTGTCGGGAGGTTACGGGGGTCTCCTGGAGGGAGCAGGGCTGCTCCGGACAGGCCGCCCTGGAAACGGGAGGGATGAGGTCAAGGTCGTTATGTGTTGCTCCGACTTTATAATTAGGCGTGTGACTATCTGATGTCGTTAACGTCGAGCAGCGGCGCAGCCTGCGGCCCGTGCTTTGTCCGCGAGCGCGCTGAGATTCCGCGGAGCCGGGCTGGAAGCAAGCGAGTCGGCACACAGGTGTTTGGCCGCAGCGATTAGTAAGTACGGATTCCGTAGCAGGGACACGATCGTGTTTCGGTGTCGGTCAGAGGGCAGGGGGAGCAGGAGAATAATCTGTTGACAGGCGTGAAAACAATTCGGCATGCATgggaattgaaaaagaaaagaaacagaggagGTGCGGCTGAGTTTTTCCTAGGAGTGATCACAGTGCCTCGAGAGCGCGGGGAAGGGTCGCGGGGGGCCTTCACACAGTTCTGTCCGTCCCTGAGTGCTTCCTCGCCACCTTGCCGCCTCCGTTCACCTGGTCCACCGCCAGCGTCTCCACCTCGGGCGGGGCCTGCGCCGGGGTCGCGTGGTGGATGCGGTGCGCCACGCCCACGTGCGCCCTGTGCGGCTTCTCGCGGGCGGGGCTGGGCTGCTCGCCGGCGCTGCGGTCCGAGGCGATGGGGGGGATGACGAGGGGCCGCTCCTTGACGAGGTGGACCTCGGCCGACTCCCTGGCCAGCAGGAACGGGGTGGGGTCGGGCATGGCGTCCACCGGCTCCCGCAGAAGCAGTTTCCGGCTCTCGGCCCCGAATCTGTAGACCTCCTCGAACTCCGGGTGCAGCGGGGCCGAGAGGCTCTTCTTCATGCGGCGCCGGGGCGTCTCGGGCAGCCTGTCCTTGGGCGGGGCCGGCTTGTAGCTGGCCAGCGCGGGGCTGCCGGCCGCGCTGCCGTCCGAGGTGCCGCCGGAGCTCAGGAGCTTCCTCTTGGTGGCGTGCAGCTGCGACGTCAGGTAGGCGATGGTGCCGGCGCGCTGCTCCAGCTCGCTGCTCAGCGCGCCCAGCTTGTGGCTCTTCACCTTCAGCTCCTCCAGGTACCGCCTCTCGCGCTCCTTGATGCTGTTCTCCAGCACGACGACCATCGCGCTCTTCTGCTCCAGCTCGGTCAGCAGCTCGTTGTTCTCGTCCTCCTTCAGCTTCAGCTGCGCCTCCAGGTCTTCACATCTTTTCTTGAGTTCGCTGCTTCTAGAAGAGCTGTCTCCTGGAAGGCCAAGCCGAGGGAGCGGAGTGAGAACCCGAGGGCAGGGCGGCCAGgccctggggggcagggagaccTTCTGTGCGGGGATCGGGGGTCTAGGCCGGCCCCCCCTCCCCACGGTGGCGGTTCCCCTGGCCAAGATGGGTGCGGTGCCCACAGGCCACACGGAGGGTAGGACCCCCATCGCTCGTGCCACCTCCGTGTCCTCTCCCCCCAGGAAAAGGTGGGAGATCAGGCGGTCTTTGAGGCCCCATCCAGCTCTCCAGCTTATTGCATAAAAGGATGTCTCCAAATTTCAAAAATGCTGACGTTAAAATGGGCAGTTTCAGAGTATTAGACCTCTCCAAAGGCTGAGGATTAAACTGTTAGCAGAGCCATCTGTATGCGCCATTCCAAGCACGGTTTGGAAAGGCAAATGTAGACTTCCTTTATGTCTAGAGCACCAAAGCTCTGAAATTGCGGAGGAGGCTGGATGCCAGGCTGCCACCTTTCCCCCGACACGGGTCCCCTCTCTGCACCTCTCAGAGCATGGCATCCTTGGGCCTGAGTTCAGGCCCCTCCTTGGTCCTTGGCCTGCCCCTAACACCACACAGGCCGCCCTTCGGCAAG is a genomic window of Lagenorhynchus albirostris chromosome 14, mLagAlb1.1, whole genome shotgun sequence containing:
- the CCDC92 gene encoding coiled-coil domain-containing protein 92 isoform X2 — encoded protein: MATANLENQLHSAQKNLLFLQREHASTLKGLHAEIRRLQQHCTDLTYELTLKSSDQTGDSSSRSSELKKRCEDLEAQLKLKEDENNELLTELEQKSAMVVVLENSIKERERRYLEELKVKSHKLGALSSELEQRAGTIAYLTSQLHATKRKLLSSGGTSDGSAAGSPALASYKPAPPKDRLPETPRRRMKKSLSAPLHPEFEEVYRFGAESRKLLLREPVDAMPDPTPFLLARESAEVHLVKERPLVIPPIASDRSAGEQPSPAREKPHRAHVGVAHRIHHATPAQAPPEVETLAVDQVNGGGKVARKHSGTDRTV
- the CCDC92 gene encoding coiled-coil domain-containing protein 92 isoform X1, translated to MGVLPSVWPVGTAPILARGTATVGRGGRPRPPIPAQKVSLPPRAWPPCPRVLTPLPRLGLPGDSSSRSSELKKRCEDLEAQLKLKEDENNELLTELEQKSAMVVVLENSIKERERRYLEELKVKSHKLGALSSELEQRAGTIAYLTSQLHATKRKLLSSGGTSDGSAAGSPALASYKPAPPKDRLPETPRRRMKKSLSAPLHPEFEEVYRFGAESRKLLLREPVDAMPDPTPFLLARESAEVHLVKERPLVIPPIASDRSAGEQPSPAREKPHRAHVGVAHRIHHATPAQAPPEVETLAVDQVNGGGKVARKHSGTDRTV